The Periophthalmus magnuspinnatus isolate fPerMag1 chromosome 12, fPerMag1.2.pri, whole genome shotgun sequence region ACGAACCCTGCAAGAACTTCGAAAATACCGCCGATGTACCCCAGAATGATGCAATAACCCACACGGATCTCGCTCGCAACAGAGGTTGTGTTGAGATCATTCAAGATGTGCGTGTACCAAGAGATGGGGATGATGGTCATGACTCCAGAGCAGAAGATGAGAATTCCTCCCAGTCCCGCAACTGTCCAATTAGGGGTAGTCCTCCAGCAGCGCACCCCGGGGATAGCCACGGCCAAACCTATGAGCGTGACCACCAGGGAAGCCACCATGAGCCCCTGCGCTACGTTAATAATCTCATTTTGGTAGTATAACGTGTCTGGTTGGCCGCAGTCGTTTCTGGTTGAGGACGTGGTGGTGGCGCAGATGTCAAAGATGCCCTGCTGGAGGACGTAATCTGACGGCTGGTTGCTGAAGCCGGTGAGGGTCCGCCAGTTTGGAGCGACAGTGGCGGTAAGGTCCAGAATCCAACCGCACGGAGACAGGACCATGCCGAAGATGAGGATGCCCGGAGTGCGCTGGGACATGCGGATCCATTCCTGTACGCGTTGGTTAGGCATGTTGCTGCTTCTCCTACGATGTCCACCACTACTGCCACTATGGATGTGTTCGTTTTATCCTCTGTCCGGAGCTTTTTGACAGCTACTACTTAAAAACAAGTCTGACTGAAACCTGGGAAAGGGGGCGCGGCTTCACTTCTCTGTATCCAAAAGGTGTGTCACGCACAGAAGCAAcgcagaggagagtgagagaatgtGGTCCAAATACCCAACATGTACCCAGtctatgtattaaaatgtagatGTAAATTCTATTCGTTTTCTATTCTGTATTCTTTAAAATCTGGAGCTCAATTTGGCTGCCTTTTACGCGCggttgtgttgttttgaaatTAAATGTCACGCTGGTTCTCCGTGCCAGCTGTCAGGAATGCAGATGCGCTAGAATctctgtactttgttataaataGTTTTATTCACTTGGGTGGACAACTGATTGATGACATAGCAGGTTTTTAATTACCATGAGTGATGTGGCCTACTTAGTGTAAGCGTTTCTT contains the following coding sequences:
- the LOC117379539 gene encoding claudin-23-like; this encodes MPNQRVQEWIRMSQRTPGILIFGMVLSPCGWILDLTATVAPNWRTLTGFSNQPSDYVLQQGIFDICATTTSSTRNDCGQPDTLYYQNEIINVAQGLMVASLVVTLIGLAVAIPGVRCWRTTPNWTVAGLGGILIFCSGVMTIIPISWYTHILNDLNTTSVASEIRVGYCIILGYIGGIFEVLAGFVMFIGICRCCKGRNRGEIRADRAVAKFNPQSNPPRRMNVPSLSRPRSEVSSVPYSKESVDDDVSFPRAKSVAPSVNTLDSSGRPYDADL